The following are from one region of the Passer domesticus isolate bPasDom1 chromosome 26 unlocalized genomic scaffold, bPasDom1.hap1 SUPER_26_unloc_1, whole genome shotgun sequence genome:
- the LOC135291649 gene encoding uncharacterized protein LOC135291649: MEPLELSLALLQPQVTVVATLGELLATLPGRDEMMRLFVSSKCPYWDLEEFTRVLRATIKHIDDTWWCRNVTFDDDDPVTSMSWAMAAYKSTSWTAWECAKTAAIVWQASLDVLMERWVELARKATKLRNAWWEVVSEAADMAITATSLASSLQEEVARYGTAQENKMELGQALGRQEGAEVVDTLEAQMRRQAKEAVSEATRTTRMRQWVEVALGLLERLVAVCDEATAFPWELQCMVGDIEATLEGTNEMSPDVPEDFVAKVAEAEWLWEANARLAKDHLLGTVDDIIKFYFDGAPASPTACGVAKRCLRAIEDIPRLLRPQECPQGVPKVSPLSVELQEVQWGSYKSFAFY, from the exons ATGGAGCCCCTCGAG ctgtccctggccctgctgcagccacaggtcaCCGTGGTGGCCACCCTGGGCgagctgctggccacgctgCCTGGGCGGGATGAGATGATGCGGCTGTTCGTGTCCTCAAAGTGCCCATACTGGGACCTGGAGGAATTCACCAGGGTGCTCCGGGCCACCATCAAGCACATCGATGACACCTGGTGGTGCCGAAATGTCACCTTCGATGATGATGACCCTGTCACCTCCATGAGCTGGGCCATGGCTGCCTACAAGAGCACCTCATGGACCGCCTGGGAATGTGCGAAAACGGCGGCCATCGTGTGGCAGGCGTCCTTGGATGTGCTCATGGAGAGGTGGGTCGAGCTGGCCAGGAAGGCCACCAAGCTCCGCAACGCCTGGTGGGAGGTGGTCAGTGAGGCGGCCGACATGGCGATCACCGCCACCTCCTTGGCAagctccctgcaggaggaggtTGCCCGTTACGGGACAGCGCAGGAAAACAAGATGGAACTGGGTcaggccctgggcaggcaggagggggccgaggtGGTGGACACGCTGGAAGCCCAGATGAGAAGACAGGCCAAGGAGGCTGTCAGTGAGGCAACAAGGACCACCAGGATGAGACAGTGGGtggaggtggccctggggctgctggagcgctTGGTGGCCGTGTGTGACGAAGCCACCGCAttcccctgggagctgcagtgcaTGGTTGGGGACATCGAGGCCACCCTGGAGGGGACAAATGAGAtgtcccctgatgtccctgAGGACTTTGTGGCCAAGGTGGCTGAGGCTGAGTGGCTGTGGGAGGCCAATGCCCGCCTGGCCAAGgatcacctgctggggacagttgATGACATCATCAAGTTCTATTTCGATGGTGCTCCCGCCAGCCCCACTGCCTGTGGGGTGGCCAAGCGGTGCCTGAGAGCCATCGAGGACATCCCAAGGCTCCTTCGACCCcaggagtgtccccaaggtgtccccaaagtgtccccactGAGCGTGGAGCTCCAAGAGGTGcaatgggg ATCGTATAAATCTTTCGCCTTTTACTAA
- the LOC135291673 gene encoding uncharacterized protein LOC135291673, translating into MEPCELLELLVDVVARLGELAATVAGTYGDVLLGVSPSSLQKALGTFIGHLRDTLGHPRVTSLGEALAALKDKRGATWAHVRDAASTWRDLVATFEDSWDRLSREATELCDPCSDTATRETTTAATANSRAGDLRVKEKCWEKSWHSLVAEVWQLPLVRDKEKMASAITEYDAHMEATANEEQAATKAMEEAVVASSMAGAATKRGQRAEAALGPLERLVAACDKATAFPQELLRRLRAIQASLEGMSPTADVPNSLVAAVAEAEQVWNASTCLVSDHLLGTIGEIRALLSSVPGGPGGPTGHAVAMQCQKAVEAIPKLLRGQ; encoded by the exons ATGGAACCCTGTGAG ctgctggaGTTGCTGGTGGACGTGGTGGCCAGGCTTGGTGAGCTGGCAGCCACCGTGGCTGGGACGTACGGGGACGTGCTGCTGGGCGTGTCCCCAAGTTCCCTGCAAAAGGCCCTGGGGACCTTCATCGGCCACCTCCGGGACACCCTGGGCCACCCccgtgtcacctccctgggtgaggccctggctgccctcaaGGACAAACGAGGGGCTACCTGGGCCCATGTGAGAGATGCGGCCAGCACCTGGCGGGACTTGGTGGCCACATTCGAAGACAGCTGGGACCGGCTGTCCAGGGAGGCCACCGAGCTCTGTGACCCCTGCAGTGACACGGCCACCAGGGAGACCACCACTGCGGCCACTGCCAACAGCCGGGCCGGGGACCTGCGGGTCAAGGAAAAATGCTGGGAGAAATCTTGGCACAGCCTGGTGGCTGAGGTCTGGCAGCTGCCACTGGTCCGGGACAAGGAGAAGATGGCCTCGGCCATCACTGAGTACGATGCCCATATGGAGGCCACTGCCAATGAGGAGCAGGCGGCCACCAAGGCCATGGAAGAGGCTGTGGTGGCCTCCAGCATGGCAGGGGCGGCTACTAAAAGGGGCCAGCGGGCAGAGGCGGCCCTGGGCCCACTGGAGCGCTTGGTGGCTGCGTGTGACAAAGCCACCGCgttcccccaggagctgctgcgcCGGCTCAGGGCCATCCAGGCCTCCCTGGAGGGGATGTCCCCAACAGCTGATGTCCCCAACAGCTTGGTGGCTGCGGTGGCCGAGGCCGAGCAGGTGTGGAACGCCAGCACCTGCCTGGTCAGTGATCACCTGCTGGGAACAATCGGGGAGATCCGTGCACTCCTCTCGAGTgtccctggtggccctggtggccccACTGGCCATGCAGTGGCCATGCAGTGCCAAAAAGCTGTCGAGGCCATCCCGAAGCTGCTGCGGGGACAGTGA
- the LOC135291674 gene encoding uncharacterized protein LOC135291674, which translates to MESKVSPPALPPEVATAEAARHRALAALVALAEALGTPDSVPVALAEAEAALRQAQGALKGLEAAREAAVAPAVALGTLGDEDEQRLRHLVAKAEEAAAALGREEGRARQWQRWLRAWHGVTMGLMVLCAAVLSLDSARTALGVTDDGHLLLALTVVAVSCEVALRGLGTSRRHLANAAGHQRDMALRLHDRAQQVAANRASAEAATATNRATADALGQLEKVTRALKELVEAVNQDREETPWGTRRQGFPSAAKELGRIVGRWREVDKEVAQRLEAAHRGLVGQG; encoded by the exons atggagtcCAAG gtgtcccctcctgccctccctcccgaGGTGGCCACGGCGGAGGCCGCacggcacagggccctggcggccctggtggccctggccgAGGCCTTGGGGACACCGGACAGCGTCCCTGTGGCTCTGGCCGAGGCCGAGGCCGCACTGAGGCAGGCCCAGGGGGCCCTGAAGGGGCTGGAGGCAGCCCGGGAGGCCGCAGTGGCCCCAGcggtggccctggggaccctgGGGGACGAGGACGAGCAGCGGCTGCGGCATCTCGTGGCCAAGGCTGAGGAGGCAGCGGCGGCACTGGGACGCGAGGAGGGACGGGCACGGCAGTGGCAGCGCTGGCTACGGGCTTGGCACGGGGTCACCATGGGGCTGATGGTGCTGTGCGCGGCCGTGC tgtccctggaCTCAGCTCGCACTGCCCTGGGGGTGACTGACGATGgtcacctgctgctggccctgactGTGGTGGCCGTGTCCTGCGAGGTAGCCCTGCGGGGTTTGGGGACATCGCGGCGTCACCTGGCCAATGCTGCAGGCCACCAGCGGGACATGGCCCTGCGCCTGCATGACCGTGCCCAGCAGGTGGCGGCCAACAGGGCCAGTGCCGAGGCCGCCACAGCCACCAACAGGGCCACCGCGgatgcactggggcagctggagaaggTGACGCGGGCACTGAAGGAGTTGGTGGAGGCTGTCAACCAGGATAGGGAGGAGACGCCGTGGGGAACACGGAGACAGGGCTTCCCCAGCGCTGCCAAGGAGCTTGGGCGCATCGTAGGGAGGTGGAGGGAGGTGGACAAGGAGGTGGCACAGAGGCTGGAGGCGGCCCATAGAGGGCTGGTGGGGCAGGGGTAG